A portion of the Gossypium arboreum isolate Shixiya-1 chromosome 8, ASM2569848v2, whole genome shotgun sequence genome contains these proteins:
- the LOC108469415 gene encoding uncharacterized protein LOC108469415: protein MASSNVGCSLKIYEAANYVSPAAGGGGGCAVIQMRVKLRYQLFVKAYDVEFLVEEIITPEFVTAVSVPLGSFLSGFSVMIVSKVLADLKVDAKVIEYSSPKIAKFVVDMAKRWGSAVSDFMTVAEISINKTDYIREKEFDRISMTLSSKAKSSLMMQNRKSENPNT from the coding sequence ATGGCGTCGTCTAACGTCGGCTGCTCATTGAAAATCTATGAAGCAGCAAACTATGTATCTCCGGCTGCTGGCGGCGGAGGCGGCTGTGCCGTTATTCAAATGCGTGTCAAATTAAGGTATCAACTTTTCGTCAAAGCCTACGACGTTGAGTTTTTGGTAGAAGAAATCATTACCCCGGAATTTGTGACTGCCGTCTCCGTGCCGTTGGGCTCTTTCTTGTCCGGTTTCAGCGTGATGATCGTCTCCAAAGTGCTGGCGGACCTCAAGGTGGACGCCAAAGTTATTGAATACTCGAGTCCGAAGATCGCTAAGTTCGTCGTTGATATGGCCAAACGTTGGGGCTCAGCGGTTTCGGATTTTATGACGGTGGCCGAGATTTCGATCAATAAAACCGATTATATTCGTGAGAAAGAATTTGATAGGATATCAATGACATTGAGTTCAAAAGCTAAATCATCGCTTATGATGCAGAATCGGAAATCAGAGAATCCGAATACTTGA
- the LOC108467722 gene encoding histone H4, which yields MSGRGKGGKGLGKGGAKRHRKVLRDNIQGITKPAIRRLARRGGVKRISGLIYEETRGVLKIFLENVIRDAVTYTEHARRKTVTAMDVVYALKRQGRTLYGFGG from the coding sequence ATGTCAGGCAGAGGCAAGGGTGGCAAGGGGCTCGGCAAAGGAGGTGCCAAGAGGCATAGGAAGGTTTTAAGAGACAACATCCAGGGCATTACTAAGCCTGCCATTCGCCGTTTGGCTCGTCGAGGAGGTGTCAAGAGGATCAGTGGCTTGATCTATGAAGAAACTAGGGGAGTATTGAAGATTTTCTTGGAGAATGTGATTCGTGATGCTGTGACTTATACCGAGCACGCCAGGAGGAAGACCGTTACCGCCATGGATGTTGTTTATGCCTTGAAAAGGCAGGGCAGGACTCTCTATGGTTTTGGTGGTTAA